The Flexivirga oryzae genome has a segment encoding these proteins:
- a CDS encoding C1 family peptidase, whose translation MHKTTVALALSTVTALSVFSAPGGAHASVPTQHQHISSSSHHGYGFDVAAAKAYEKSVAHRGVRTVGRPKVLRAMQQAPASYSLKQYALQPGDQGQVGSCVAWATGYTAYGVLMNEQGISGSPMAPMCIYSQIAQGHDNGTWASVALPMEQAQGIDTQSDYWQGNYDYTTQPTWNERQNASGYRLSGYTDLTNSSNRREAVEESIASGLPVAIGFTVRSSFEDLDAGNYNYDPSPGESNLGGHEVTIVGYNQNGVEIENSWGSNWGNQGYFTAPWSWLEGSDVNEINSVGKLVPTS comes from the coding sequence CCGCACTGAGCGTGTTCAGCGCCCCGGGCGGTGCACATGCGTCGGTGCCCACCCAGCACCAGCACATCTCCAGCTCCTCGCACCACGGGTACGGCTTCGACGTGGCGGCCGCGAAGGCCTACGAGAAGTCCGTCGCCCACCGCGGTGTGCGGACCGTCGGCCGGCCCAAGGTGCTGCGTGCGATGCAGCAGGCGCCGGCGTCATACAGCCTCAAGCAGTACGCCCTGCAACCCGGGGACCAGGGCCAGGTCGGCTCCTGCGTGGCGTGGGCGACCGGATACACCGCCTACGGCGTCCTGATGAACGAGCAGGGCATCAGCGGCAGCCCGATGGCCCCGATGTGCATCTACTCGCAGATCGCACAGGGCCACGACAACGGCACCTGGGCGTCGGTCGCGCTGCCCATGGAGCAGGCGCAGGGCATCGACACCCAGTCGGACTACTGGCAGGGCAACTACGACTACACCACCCAGCCGACCTGGAACGAGCGCCAGAACGCCTCGGGCTACAGGCTTTCCGGCTACACCGACCTGACGAACTCCAGCAACCGGCGGGAGGCCGTCGAGGAGTCCATCGCCTCCGGGCTGCCCGTCGCCATCGGCTTCACCGTGCGCAGCAGCTTCGAGGACCTCGACGCCGGCAACTACAACTACGACCCGTCACCGGGCGAGTCGAACCTGGGCGGCCACGAGGTGACGATCGTGGGCTACAACCAGAACGGCGTCGAGATCGAGAACAGCTGGGGCAGCAACTGGGGCAACCAGGGCTACTTCACCGCACCGTGGTCGTGGCTCGAGGGCTCCGACGTGAACGAGATCAACTCCGTCGGGAAGCTCGTCCCCACGAGCTGA
- the ppc gene encoding phosphoenolpyruvate carboxylase — MLDHMMAFDVTPKGRAASEPLREDIRLLGGILGAVIRDQEGQDVLDLVEEARTRAFAVRRQEEDREEFAAIFDGLPTDKAMKVVRAFSLFALLANLAEDLHRERRRAMHVDAGEPPIDGSLAATFRKLDAAKLDDATVRAALGEATVVPVITAHPTETRRRTVFQTQSRIKEAMRRRDRGTLTDAQTAQVERVIHLQIQTLWQTALIRKRRVDITDEIELGLRWFDASLFEVMPLLNARVRDELGSRYPSAGVAQEPVLRAGSWIGGDRDGNPNVTPQVVATASGRAAQTALQHYLRELEALEDEFSFSVRMSPSSAQLLELAAQNTTDDRSDEPYRQVIRWIRGRLSATHSEFFGDWFEAAVEVPGATAYTTPDELLADLDVMDAALRGGSGALIADDRLLGLREAVRTFGFHLYGLDLRQDSGINEETIAEVFAWAGVHPDYASLDEDARVELLTAELANRRPLVGYGAEFSEQTTKELAITAAAARSVRTFGPEAIPNHVISMCTSVSDMLETAVLLKEAGLLDPGVGGSGATCSVNIVPLFETIEDLQVSATTMRAALAVPAYRQLVDSKDGLQEVMLGYSDSNKDGGYMAANWALYRAELDLVEVARETGIRLRLFHGRGGTVGRGGGPSYEAILAQPPGAVRGSLRLTEQGEIIAAKYAEAPLATRNLETLLAATLEASLLDVEGLGDDTDEAYAAMDEIAALARESYSDLVHRTDGFVEYFTTSTPVGEIGALNIGSRPSSRRATTKISDLRAIPWVMSWSLSRVMLPGWYGTGSALQQWVGDDEARLKRLRDYYERWPFFQTVMSNLAQVMAKSDLGIAERYSRLVEDESLRERVFSKLVEEHRRTLQMFARVTGRDDLLWDNDNLKRSVFNRFPYLEPLNHLQVEFLQRYRNGDEDPQVQRGILLTMNGLATALRNSG, encoded by the coding sequence ATGCTCGATCACATGATGGCCTTCGACGTCACCCCGAAGGGGCGCGCCGCCAGCGAGCCGTTGCGCGAAGACATCCGACTGCTGGGCGGGATCCTCGGCGCGGTGATCCGTGACCAGGAGGGCCAGGACGTCCTCGACCTGGTCGAGGAGGCGCGCACCCGCGCCTTCGCGGTGCGCCGCCAGGAGGAGGACCGCGAGGAATTCGCCGCGATCTTCGACGGCCTGCCGACGGACAAGGCGATGAAGGTCGTGCGTGCCTTCAGCCTGTTCGCCCTGTTGGCGAACCTGGCCGAGGACCTGCACCGTGAGCGGCGTCGTGCGATGCACGTCGATGCGGGCGAACCGCCGATCGACGGTTCGCTGGCCGCTACGTTCCGCAAGCTGGACGCCGCGAAGCTGGACGACGCCACGGTCCGCGCCGCGCTGGGCGAGGCGACGGTGGTGCCGGTCATCACGGCACACCCGACCGAGACGCGACGCCGGACGGTCTTCCAGACCCAGTCGCGGATCAAGGAGGCGATGCGCCGCCGTGACCGCGGCACGCTCACCGATGCCCAGACCGCACAGGTGGAGCGGGTGATCCACCTGCAGATCCAGACCCTCTGGCAGACCGCACTGATCCGCAAGCGGCGGGTCGACATCACCGACGAGATCGAACTCGGGCTGCGCTGGTTCGACGCGTCGCTGTTCGAGGTGATGCCGCTGCTCAACGCGCGGGTGCGGGACGAGCTCGGGTCGCGGTACCCGTCCGCCGGTGTTGCGCAGGAGCCGGTGCTGCGGGCCGGTTCGTGGATCGGTGGCGACCGGGACGGCAACCCGAACGTCACACCGCAGGTCGTCGCGACCGCGAGCGGCCGCGCCGCGCAAACGGCGTTGCAGCACTACCTGCGCGAGCTGGAGGCGCTGGAGGACGAGTTCTCTTTCTCGGTGCGTATGTCGCCGTCGTCGGCGCAGCTGCTCGAGCTCGCCGCGCAGAACACCACCGACGACCGGTCGGACGAGCCCTACCGGCAGGTGATCCGGTGGATCCGCGGCCGGCTGTCGGCGACGCACAGTGAGTTCTTCGGTGACTGGTTCGAAGCCGCGGTCGAGGTGCCCGGCGCGACGGCATACACCACCCCGGACGAGCTGCTCGCGGACCTGGACGTGATGGACGCGGCGCTGCGCGGCGGCTCCGGTGCGCTGATCGCGGACGACCGGCTGCTCGGGTTGCGTGAAGCGGTGCGGACTTTCGGCTTCCACCTCTACGGGCTCGACCTGCGGCAGGACTCCGGCATCAACGAGGAGACGATCGCCGAGGTGTTCGCGTGGGCGGGGGTGCATCCGGACTACGCGTCGCTGGACGAGGACGCGCGCGTCGAATTGCTGACCGCGGAGCTGGCGAACCGGCGCCCGCTGGTCGGCTACGGTGCGGAGTTCAGCGAGCAGACGACCAAGGAGCTGGCGATCACCGCAGCCGCGGCGCGGTCGGTGCGCACGTTCGGTCCGGAGGCGATCCCGAACCACGTGATCAGCATGTGCACCTCGGTGTCGGACATGCTGGAGACCGCGGTGCTGCTGAAAGAGGCGGGCCTGCTCGATCCGGGTGTGGGCGGGTCGGGTGCCACCTGCTCGGTCAACATCGTGCCGCTCTTCGAAACCATTGAGGATCTGCAGGTTTCGGCCACGACGATGCGTGCGGCGCTCGCGGTGCCGGCGTACCGGCAGCTGGTGGACAGCAAGGACGGGCTGCAGGAGGTGATGCTCGGCTACAGCGACTCCAACAAGGACGGCGGCTACATGGCGGCCAACTGGGCGCTGTACCGGGCGGAGCTGGACCTGGTCGAAGTGGCCCGCGAGACCGGGATCCGGTTGCGGCTGTTCCACGGTCGCGGCGGCACCGTCGGTCGTGGCGGCGGCCCGAGCTACGAGGCCATCCTCGCGCAGCCCCCGGGCGCGGTGCGCGGCTCGCTGCGGCTCACCGAGCAGGGCGAGATCATCGCGGCGAAGTATGCCGAGGCGCCGCTCGCGACACGCAACCTGGAGACGCTGCTCGCCGCGACGCTCGAGGCGTCCCTGCTGGACGTCGAAGGGCTCGGTGACGACACCGACGAGGCGTACGCCGCGATGGACGAGATCGCTGCATTGGCAAGGGAATCCTACTCGGACCTGGTGCACCGGACGGACGGCTTCGTGGAGTACTTCACCACGTCGACGCCGGTGGGGGAGATCGGTGCCCTGAACATCGGCTCCCGTCCGTCGTCGCGCCGCGCCACCACGAAGATCAGTGACCTGCGGGCGATCCCGTGGGTGATGTCCTGGTCGCTGTCGCGGGTGATGCTGCCCGGCTGGTACGGCACCGGCAGTGCATTGCAGCAATGGGTCGGGGACGACGAGGCGCGCCTGAAGCGACTGCGTGACTACTACGAGCGGTGGCCGTTCTTCCAGACGGTCATGTCGAACCTCGCGCAGGTGATGGCGAAGTCGGATCTGGGGATCGCGGAGCGCTATTCGCGGCTGGTCGAGGACGAGTCCCTCCGGGAGCGGGTGTTCTCCAAGCTCGTCGAGGAGCACCGGCGGACGCTGCAGATGTTCGCCCGGGTGACCGGCCGCGACGACCTGCTGTGGGACAACGACAACCTGAAACGCTCTGTTTTCAACCGTTTCCCCTACCTGGAGCCGCTCAACCACCTGCAGGTCGAGTTCCTGCAGCGCTACCGCAACGGCGACGAGGACCCCCAGGTGCAGCGCGGTATCCTGCTCACCATGAACGGCCTGGCCACCGCCCTGCGCAACTCCGGTTAG